Proteins from a single region of Anastrepha ludens isolate Willacy chromosome 5, idAnaLude1.1, whole genome shotgun sequence:
- the LOC128863769 gene encoding uncharacterized protein LOC128863769 isoform X2, translating to MSLLSAINTFCTDHNAFDETAQSCSLDDPIQESESGEYEHSNKELSWNSAPSIEGRNVRSIFHSWERKNKDTSIEPKHIFCENEELRSAEKHRWEAERFKREAELHKWELEKQKWLVEKQKLELNEAKLKMHILELKLKHSPIGKSSESSANIAAIQIGTEPVEEFLNSSGAHEGKETDSHTAVSTLSSQIKLEPTLDISDTPANSYSVTSNEDRLFNITRGHKRTANFESPIDPIDFNEEQHHKNDMLDNSDAKNNSIDSSCDDIPLLVNEEFDSEINNEDDDDASISLNKKNSTDDFLNLLTKYNLQHYFLKLRAVNVGLDCMKAIREVDLRDIFGCDIGARIRFRGLVQDWRVSNLNFNHLSNHQKELNEIVTKKDIAELKSLIKSSPKTFYTEQQKVGNYLNQEAHEDINPVNVIYKEILPEKPFHTVSEFKAFEKLISDSAEAYKNLVNEFTAQKSNHTVAFIKSSWRRIMTDNVAKHFCWTGTPEKPAIRTLRVTDALKEAYRRKYNYGSNEEFQRIIISFFQHAKTRLQKKQNYEKTKAPCLPL from the exons gaACACTCTAATAAAGAATTATCTTGGAACTCGGCACCGTCAATAGAAGGTAGAAATGTAAGATCAATTTTTCATAGCTGGGAAAGGAAAAATAAAGACACCTCCATTGAACCAAAGCATATCTTCTGTGAAAACGAGGAATTGCGATCCGCAGAGAAGCACCGGTGGGAAGCTGAGAGATTTAAACGTGAGGCCGAATTGCATAAATGGGAGTTGGAGAAGCAGAAATGGTTGgttgaaaagcaaaaattggAGCTAAACGAAGCCAAAttgaaaatgcatattttaGAGCTGAAATTGAAG CATTCGCCTATAGGAAAAAGCTCGGAAAGTTCTGCCAACATTGCGGCCATTCAAATTGGCACAGAACCAGTTGAGGAATTTTTAAATAGTTCTGGAGCACACGAAGGCAAGGAGACTGATTCGCATACTGCCGTCTCCACATTGTCCTCACAAATAAAATTGGAACCTACGCTTGATATTTCCGACACACCTGCCAATTCTTATTCGGTTACCTCCAATGAAGATCGATTATTCAATATAACAAGAGGGCATAAAAGAACAGCAAATTTTGAGTCACCTATAGACCCAATTGATTTCAATGAAGAACAACACCATAAAAACGATATGCTTGATAACAGTGATGCTAAAAATAATAGTATCGATAGCAGTTGTGATGACATTCCGCTTTTAGTGAATGAAGAATTCGATTCGGAAATTAATAATGAGGACGATGATGATGCTTCTATTTCGTTAAATAAGAAAA ATTCAACCGATgactttttaaatcttttaacgAAGTATAACCTTCAACACTATTTTCTTAAACTGAGAGCAGTGAATGTTGGTTTGGATTGTATGAAGGCTATACGTGAGGTAGATTTAAGGGATATATTTGGGTGTGATATTGGTGCGCGTATACGATTTCGCGGCTTAGTGCAAGACTGGCGAGTCTCTaat CTGAACTTTAATCATCTTTCTAACCATCAAAAGGAACTGAATGAGATTGTGACTAAAAAAG ATATTGCGGAACTCAAATCGCTTATAAAGAGTTCTCCAAAAACTTTCTACACAG AACagcaaaaagttggaaattattTGAATCAAGAAGCTCATGAGGATATAAACCCGGTGAATGTTATTTACAAAGAAATCTTACCTGAAAAGCCATTTCATACGGTTTCGGAATTCAAAGCATTCGAAAAATTAATTAGTGACTCTGCCGaagcatataaaaattta GTAAACGAATTCACTGCGCAAAAATCCAACCATACCGTGGCTTTTATAAAATCATCTTGGCGTCGTATTATGACCGACAATGTtgctaaacatttttgttgGACTGGCACACCTGAGAAGCCAGCCATACGCACACTGCGCGTAACAGATGCTCTAAAAG AGGCTTATCGACGCAAGTACAACTACGGCAGTAACGAAGAATTTCAGCGTATCATTATATCATTTTTCCAACATGCAAAAACCCGACTGCAGAAGAagcaaaattacgaaaaaaccaAAGCTCCCTGCTTACCGCTATAA